A single Pantoea rwandensis DNA region contains:
- a CDS encoding FUSC family protein, with amino-acid sequence MNLQWLAWQNLPWIKATGGQWRYALRNAIAMCLALTIAYALQLDEPYWAMTSAAVVSFPTVGGAISKSLGRIVGSLLGATAALLIAGHTLNEPWLFAFFMAGWLAFCTWIANHYQNNVAYAFSLAGYTAAIIAFSSVNITDVTQLWDITQARVCEVISGILCAGLMMMVLPSTSDGNTLMTSLRQMHARLLDHAVLLLQQSSTDNVRTAHENVISQILTMNLLRIQAFWSHYRYRRQNNVLNYVLHQQLRLTSVLSSLRRMLLNWPDAPPELYTAIQQLLHELALPQCDKYRLARILRSVTPEATGDYRQRAFVQRLRYFCWVYLNVNRWIRLIERADADTRFQPPKVPSLARESDSAEAGWSALRTFSVIMLGCAFWIGTQWDAGAAALTLTAIACVLYSSAPSPSGSVSLLLKTLLWLSLFSFLLQYGLMVQISALWQFLLVLFPLLMTLQLFKLQQKKRAGMWGQFIVFMGSFIAVTDPPDWDYQSFLNDNLAKVCGVLLAWMAFQILRPSSDARRSRRHIRALRDAFLDQLRRHPRRSESHFESQIYHHISQLSNSRDEQARVWLLRWGVVLLNCSHIVWQLREWRPASGTLAQMRDSSLQDLQRIMSLRGVRHTSLQATLDELEGMIAQLEQQPDSEANTLAGILWRLRCSLAQLSQAVPD; translated from the coding sequence ATGAATTTGCAATGGCTGGCCTGGCAAAATCTGCCGTGGATTAAAGCAACCGGCGGCCAATGGCGTTATGCCTTGCGTAATGCGATTGCGATGTGCCTGGCACTGACGATCGCGTACGCGCTGCAACTGGATGAACCTTATTGGGCGATGACGTCCGCTGCCGTGGTGAGTTTCCCGACCGTGGGCGGGGCGATCAGTAAAAGCCTGGGCCGAATTGTGGGCAGCCTGCTCGGTGCCACTGCCGCACTGCTGATTGCCGGGCATACGCTCAACGAGCCCTGGTTGTTTGCCTTTTTCATGGCCGGCTGGCTGGCGTTTTGTACCTGGATCGCCAACCACTATCAAAACAACGTCGCGTACGCCTTCTCACTGGCCGGGTACACGGCTGCAATTATCGCCTTCAGCAGCGTGAACATTACCGATGTCACCCAGTTGTGGGATATCACTCAGGCGCGTGTTTGCGAGGTGATTTCAGGGATTCTTTGTGCCGGGCTGATGATGATGGTGTTGCCCAGTACATCAGATGGCAACACCTTGATGACTTCACTGCGGCAAATGCACGCCCGTCTGCTCGATCATGCGGTGTTACTGTTGCAGCAAAGCAGTACTGACAACGTACGCACCGCACATGAGAATGTCATCAGCCAGATTCTTACCATGAACCTATTGCGTATTCAGGCATTCTGGAGCCACTACCGCTATCGCCGTCAGAACAACGTGCTTAATTACGTTTTGCACCAGCAGTTACGGTTGACCAGTGTCCTCTCCAGTCTGCGCCGCATGCTGCTTAACTGGCCGGACGCGCCCCCGGAACTCTACACCGCCATTCAGCAGTTGTTACATGAACTGGCATTACCGCAGTGTGATAAATATCGCCTGGCGCGGATATTGCGCAGCGTGACACCAGAAGCCACCGGCGATTATCGTCAGCGCGCCTTTGTTCAGCGTCTGCGCTACTTCTGTTGGGTTTACCTCAACGTCAATCGCTGGATACGTTTGATTGAACGCGCTGATGCCGATACACGCTTTCAACCCCCGAAAGTGCCCTCACTGGCACGTGAAAGTGACAGCGCCGAGGCCGGCTGGAGTGCGTTACGCACTTTCAGCGTCATCATGCTGGGCTGCGCATTCTGGATTGGCACGCAATGGGATGCAGGCGCGGCAGCATTAACGCTGACGGCCATTGCCTGCGTGCTTTACTCTTCCGCACCTTCTCCCAGCGGCAGCGTATCACTGCTGCTGAAAACCCTGTTGTGGCTGTCGCTGTTCAGTTTTTTATTACAATACGGGTTGATGGTGCAGATCAGCGCTCTGTGGCAATTTCTGCTGGTGCTGTTTCCGCTGCTGATGACCTTGCAACTGTTTAAGCTACAGCAGAAAAAACGCGCGGGAATGTGGGGGCAATTTATTGTTTTTATGGGTTCCTTTATTGCCGTCACCGATCCGCCAGACTGGGATTATCAAAGCTTCCTCAATGATAACCTGGCAAAAGTGTGTGGCGTACTGCTGGCATGGATGGCTTTTCAGATACTGCGTCCCAGCTCCGATGCACGCCGCAGCCGTCGGCATATTCGCGCGTTACGTGATGCGTTTCTGGACCAGCTGCGACGACATCCTCGCAGGAGCGAAAGCCACTTTGAATCGCAGATTTATCATCACATCAGTCAGTTGAGCAATAGTCGTGATGAACAGGCGCGTGTCTGGCTGCTGCGCTGGGGCGTGGTACTGCTCAACTGTTCTCACATCGTTTGGCAATTACGCGAATGGCGACCCGCTTCAGGCACTCTGGCGCAAATGCGCGATAGTAGCTTGCAGGATTTACAACGGATTATGAGCCTGCGCGGCGTGCGCCACACCTCGTTGCAGGCCACACTCGATGAGCTGGAGGGTATGATTGCGCAACTTGAGCAGCAGCCTGATAGCGAGGCCAATACACTGGCGGGCATTTTATGGCGTCTGCGCTGCTCATTGGCGCAACTGAGTCAGGCGGTGCCGGATTGA
- the pdxY gene encoding pyridoxal kinase PdxY has product MKNILAIQSHVVYGHAGNSAAEFPMRRMGANVWPLNTVQFSNHTQYGHWTGTVMPATHLTDIVKGITAIDRLKTCDAVLSGYLGSAEQGEQILEIVRQVKAANPNAWFFCDPVMGHPEKGCIVAPGVAEFHCKMAMPASDIIAPNLLELEMLSGHEVANVEQAVVAARALVAQGPKVVLVKHLARAGRRSDRFEMLLVTADECWHISRPLVDFGVRQPVGVGDLTSGLLLVDLLHGKSLQDALEHVTAAVYEVMLKTHEMGEYELQLVAAQDAIAQPTQHFAAEKL; this is encoded by the coding sequence ATGAAAAATATCCTCGCAATCCAATCACATGTGGTTTACGGCCACGCCGGTAACAGCGCCGCCGAATTCCCGATGCGTCGTATGGGCGCAAACGTTTGGCCGTTGAACACCGTACAGTTCTCCAATCACACGCAATATGGTCACTGGACCGGCACTGTGATGCCTGCCACGCATCTCACCGACATTGTCAAAGGCATTACGGCGATTGACCGTCTGAAGACCTGTGATGCAGTGCTGAGCGGTTATTTAGGGTCTGCAGAGCAGGGCGAGCAGATTCTGGAGATCGTGCGTCAGGTGAAAGCCGCCAACCCGAACGCCTGGTTCTTCTGCGATCCGGTGATGGGCCATCCCGAGAAGGGCTGCATCGTGGCGCCTGGCGTTGCGGAATTCCATTGCAAGATGGCGATGCCGGCCAGCGATATCATCGCACCGAATCTGCTGGAGCTGGAAATGCTCAGTGGCCATGAAGTGGCAAATGTTGAGCAGGCGGTAGTGGCGGCACGCGCGTTAGTGGCGCAAGGGCCGAAAGTGGTGCTGGTGAAGCATCTGGCGCGTGCTGGTCGTCGCAGCGATCGGTTTGAAATGCTGCTGGTCACCGCTGATGAGTGCTGGCACATCAGCCGTCCGCTGGTGGACTTTGGCGTCCGTCAGCCGGTGGGCGTGGGCGATTTGACCAGTGGTTTACTGCTGGTCGATCTGTTGCACGGCAAATCGTTGCAGGATGCGCTGGAGCACGTTACCGCAGCGGTTTATGAAGTGATGCTGAAAACCCATGAGATGGGCGAGTACGAGTTGCAACTGGTCGCGGCACAGGACGCGATTGCGCAACCGACTCAGCACTTTGCCGCCGAGAAGCTGTAA
- a CDS encoding DUF1656 domain-containing protein, protein MSITALSATAPLTDLVFGASLFFPPLFKAVLLGFFFWLLIHPLLRGWMYSGDIWHPTLMDLSLFVLCVTGALWILSLG, encoded by the coding sequence GTGTCCATAACCGCACTTTCCGCCACTGCTCCGCTAACCGACCTGGTATTCGGTGCCTCGCTGTTCTTTCCGCCGCTGTTTAAAGCTGTGCTGCTGGGATTCTTTTTCTGGTTACTGATTCACCCCTTGCTGCGCGGCTGGATGTATTCCGGCGACATCTGGCATCCCACCTTGATGGATCTTTCCCTGTTTGTTTTGTGCGTCACGGGCGCACTGTGGATACTGAGCCTCGGATAA
- the slyB gene encoding outer membrane lipoprotein SlyB, whose product MIKRFVAVALTGLTLAGCVSNDTLSGDVYSANEAKQVQSVSYGTLVSVRPVKIQGGDENNVIGAIGGAVLGGFLGNTIGGGTGRSLATAGGAVLGGVAGQGVQGAVNKSDGVELEIRKDDGNTIMVVQKQAATRYSVGQRVVMASNGSQVTVSPR is encoded by the coding sequence ATGATTAAGCGTTTTGTAGCCGTGGCACTGACCGGCCTAACGCTGGCAGGTTGTGTCAGCAATGACACCCTTTCCGGTGATGTGTATAGCGCCAATGAAGCCAAACAAGTACAAAGTGTCTCATACGGTACTCTGGTGTCGGTTCGCCCGGTTAAAATCCAGGGTGGCGATGAAAATAACGTGATTGGCGCAATTGGTGGTGCGGTACTGGGTGGTTTCCTCGGTAACACCATTGGTGGCGGTACCGGTCGTAGTCTGGCTACGGCAGGTGGTGCAGTACTCGGCGGCGTAGCAGGCCAGGGCGTGCAGGGTGCGGTCAACAAGTCTGACGGTGTTGAGCTGGAAATCCGTAAAGACGATGGCAACACCATCATGGTGGTGCAGAAGCAGGCCGCAACCCGTTACTCAGTGGGTCAGCGCGTCGTCATGGCGTCGAATGGCAGCCAGGTGACCGTTTCACCACGCTAA
- a CDS encoding MliC family protein, which translates to MKKIVILLSCVVTMSGCGMMHKEQPTPQTLRYQCGTLPLTVTLDNPKQQVSFILDGKPLTLTQTVSASGARYSDGTYVFWSKGNGAFVERNDKIVINDCELQNADASAQ; encoded by the coding sequence ATGAAAAAAATCGTTATCCTGTTGAGCTGTGTCGTCACGATGAGTGGCTGCGGCATGATGCACAAAGAGCAGCCGACACCACAGACATTGCGCTATCAGTGCGGCACGTTACCGTTAACGGTGACACTCGACAATCCGAAGCAGCAGGTTAGCTTTATTCTGGATGGTAAACCGCTCACCTTAACCCAAACCGTATCGGCCTCGGGCGCGCGTTACAGCGACGGCACTTATGTCTTCTGGTCTAAAGGCAATGGCGCTTTTGTTGAGCGTAATGACAAAATCGTGATTAATGACTGTGAATTGCAAAATGCGGATGCGTCCGCCCAGTAA
- the slyA gene encoding transcriptional regulator SlyA, giving the protein MDTPLGTDLSRLVRIWRALIDQRLKPLELTQTHWVTLHNIHQLPPEQSQIQLAKAIGIEQPSLVRTLDQLEEKGLITRATCANDRRAKRIKLTKQAEPIIEQVENVIDATRDDILSGISLEEINQMVMLIARLEKNILEFQNREK; this is encoded by the coding sequence ATGGATACGCCCCTCGGTACAGACCTGTCTCGGCTGGTACGCATCTGGCGTGCCTTGATTGACCAGCGTTTGAAGCCGCTTGAGTTGACACAAACGCATTGGGTGACGTTACACAATATTCATCAACTTCCGCCAGAGCAGTCGCAAATCCAGCTGGCAAAAGCCATTGGTATTGAACAACCTTCATTAGTGCGTACGCTGGATCAGTTGGAAGAGAAGGGATTAATTACGCGTGCCACCTGCGCTAACGACCGTCGTGCCAAACGCATCAAGCTGACGAAGCAGGCCGAGCCGATTATCGAGCAGGTTGAAAATGTGATTGATGCTACCCGCGATGACATCCTCTCAGGCATCAGCCTCGAAGAGATTAATCAAATGGTCATGCTGATTGCTCGACTGGAAAAAAACATTCTCGAGTTCCAGAACCGCGAGAAATAA
- a CDS encoding aldo/keto reductase: MLQPQTIAPQGPQFSPLIVGYWRLLEWGMTPQQLVAFIEHHLSLGITTVDHADIYGNYGCEAAFGDALRLAPALREKLQIVTKCGIATRAKPEHKIGHYITEASHILHSAENSLRYFNTDYLDLLLIHRPDPLMDADEIAEAFMALHQSGKVRHFGVSNFTASQFTLLQSRLPFSLVTNQLEISPLEQSTLLDGTLDQCQQVRIRPMAWSCLGGGRLFNDAQYQPLRDELERVKQEIGASSIEQVVYAWVMKLPSRPLPIIGSGKTTRVSEAAGACQLTLDRQQWFRIRKAAIGFDVP; this comes from the coding sequence ATGTTACAACCGCAAACGATCGCCCCGCAGGGACCTCAATTTTCACCGTTGATCGTCGGATACTGGCGTCTGCTGGAGTGGGGCATGACGCCGCAGCAGTTGGTCGCTTTTATCGAGCATCATCTGTCGTTGGGCATCACCACGGTCGATCACGCTGATATCTATGGTAACTATGGCTGTGAAGCCGCCTTTGGTGATGCGCTGCGCCTGGCGCCCGCGCTGCGTGAAAAACTGCAGATTGTCACCAAGTGCGGCATTGCGACGCGTGCTAAGCCTGAACATAAAATCGGCCATTACATCACCGAGGCCAGCCACATCTTGCACAGCGCAGAAAATTCGCTGCGTTACTTCAACACCGATTATCTCGATCTGCTGCTGATCCATCGTCCGGACCCATTAATGGATGCAGATGAAATTGCCGAAGCCTTTATGGCACTGCATCAGAGCGGCAAAGTGCGTCATTTTGGGGTATCGAACTTTACCGCCTCCCAGTTCACGCTGTTGCAATCACGTTTGCCGTTCAGCCTGGTCACTAACCAACTGGAAATCTCGCCATTGGAGCAATCAACGTTGCTCGATGGCACGCTCGATCAATGCCAGCAGGTGCGTATCCGTCCAATGGCCTGGTCATGTTTAGGGGGCGGGCGCCTGTTTAACGATGCGCAATATCAGCCGCTGCGTGATGAGCTTGAGCGGGTAAAACAGGAAATCGGCGCGAGTAGCATCGAACAGGTGGTGTATGCGTGGGTGATGAAATTGCCAAGCCGGCCATTGCCCATCATTGGATCCGGTAAAACCACGCGCGTCAGCGAAGCGGCAGGTGCTTGCCAACTCACGCTTGACCGTCAGCAGTGGTTCCGCATTCGCAAAGCGGCGATCGGTTTTGATGTGCCCTGA
- the pdxH gene encoding pyridoxamine 5'-phosphate oxidase: MSDSDSLQNIAHLRREYTRGGLRRNDLPDNPLALFEHWLKQACDAQLPDPTAMTVATVDSSGQPYQRIVLLKHYDEQGMVFYTNLGSRKALQLADNPRISLHFPWHFLERQVMVLGEVEKLSPQEVLKYFSSRPRDSQIGAWVSKQSSRISARGVLEGKFLELKQKFQQGEVPLPSFWGGYRVKFHTVEFWQGGEHRLHDRFLYQREADGWTIDRLAP, translated from the coding sequence ATGAGCGACAGTGACAGCTTGCAAAACATTGCCCATTTACGTCGTGAGTACACGCGCGGCGGGCTTAGACGTAACGATCTGCCAGACAATCCGCTGGCATTGTTTGAACATTGGCTCAAGCAGGCGTGCGATGCCCAACTGCCCGATCCAACAGCAATGACCGTCGCCACCGTTGACAGCAGCGGCCAGCCTTATCAGCGTATTGTGTTGCTGAAACATTACGATGAACAAGGCATGGTGTTTTACACCAATCTGGGCAGCCGCAAAGCGCTGCAGCTGGCGGACAATCCGCGCATCTCGCTGCATTTCCCATGGCACTTCCTTGAACGCCAGGTGATGGTGTTAGGGGAAGTGGAAAAACTGTCGCCACAGGAAGTGCTGAAATACTTTAGCAGCCGTCCGCGTGACAGCCAGATCGGCGCCTGGGTGTCGAAGCAGTCGAGCCGAATTTCAGCGCGCGGCGTGCTGGAAGGCAAATTCCTCGAGCTGAAGCAGAAATTCCAGCAGGGTGAGGTGCCTTTACCCAGTTTCTGGGGCGGATATCGCGTTAAATTCCACACCGTGGAGTTCTGGCAGGGCGGCGAACATCGCCTGCACGATCGCTTCCTCTACCAGCGTGAAGCCGATGGCTGGACTATTGACCGTTTAGCCCCGTAA
- a CDS encoding efflux RND transporter periplasmic adaptor subunit: MKFNPFKYFSTLVVFALALIAGWWMWNYYMQSPWTRDGKVRAELVDITPEVSGRIIDLKVQDNQFVHKGDTLLKIDPVPWQIALDNADAQLAKAQSDLAKAQHEANRRASLPRNVISAEDMDAARLTANAAAATAKAAQASLDQARWNLQQTTLTAPTDGWISNLTLRPGNYATAGTPLFALVDSHSYYVMGYFEETKLRHIQPGADAQIVLYSNGARLQGKVESIGRAIYDQSVATDSGLVPDIKPNVPWVRLAQRVPVRIRLAAIPDDVPLVAGTTCTISIAH, from the coding sequence ATGAAATTCAACCCTTTTAAATATTTTTCAACGTTGGTGGTGTTTGCCCTGGCCCTGATTGCCGGCTGGTGGATGTGGAACTACTACATGCAATCACCGTGGACGCGTGATGGCAAAGTACGCGCGGAGCTGGTGGATATCACTCCTGAAGTCTCAGGACGCATCATTGATCTGAAGGTACAAGACAACCAGTTTGTACATAAAGGTGACACCTTACTGAAGATTGATCCCGTTCCCTGGCAAATCGCCCTCGATAATGCGGATGCCCAGTTGGCGAAGGCCCAATCCGATTTGGCTAAAGCTCAACATGAGGCCAATCGCCGTGCCAGCCTGCCACGTAATGTGATCTCAGCAGAAGATATGGACGCGGCGCGACTGACGGCGAACGCCGCCGCAGCCACCGCTAAAGCTGCGCAGGCGAGTCTGGATCAGGCGCGCTGGAATCTGCAACAAACTACCCTGACCGCGCCCACCGACGGTTGGATCAGCAACCTGACGCTGCGTCCCGGTAACTACGCCACTGCCGGAACGCCGCTGTTCGCACTGGTAGATAGTCACTCCTACTATGTGATGGGCTACTTCGAAGAGACCAAACTGCGTCACATTCAGCCCGGCGCAGACGCGCAAATCGTGCTCTACAGCAACGGTGCTCGCTTACAGGGCAAAGTCGAGAGCATCGGGCGCGCCATCTACGATCAGAGCGTTGCGACGGACAGCGGATTAGTACCGGACATTAAACCCAATGTGCCGTGGGTGCGTCTGGCACAGCGCGTGCCGGTGCGCATTCGATTAGCAGCCATACCGGATGATGTTCCGCTGGTGGCGGGTACCACCTGCACGATTTCCATCGCGCATTGA
- the tyrS gene encoding tyrosine--tRNA ligase, with protein sequence MTSSNLIQQLQERGLVAQVTDEEALAERLAQGPIALYCGFDPTADSLHLGHLVPLLCLKRFQDAGHKPVALVGGATGLIGDPSFKAAERKLNTADTVGEWVEKIRNQVAPFLSFDCGDNSAIAANNYDWFGGMNVLTFLRDIGKHFSVNQMINREAVKQRLNREDQGISYTEFSYNLLQGYDFAELNKRYDVVLQIGGSDQWGNITSGIDLTRRLHQQQAWGLTVPLITKSDGTKFGKTEGGAVWLDAKKTSPYKFYQFWINTADADVYRFLKFFTFMSIEEINALEEEDKNSGKAPRAQYVLAEQVTRLVHGEAGLTAAKRITDSLFSGSLTEMTEADFEQLAQDGMPVINLNAEDDLQQALVAAELVPSRGQARTMIGSNAVSLNGEKQSDAEYRFSDSDKLFGRFTLLRRGKKHYCLINWQ encoded by the coding sequence ATGACCAGCAGTAACCTGATACAACAATTGCAAGAAAGGGGCTTAGTCGCCCAGGTAACGGACGAGGAAGCGTTAGCAGAGCGACTGGCGCAAGGGCCAATTGCACTCTATTGCGGCTTCGATCCGACCGCTGATAGCTTGCATTTGGGCCATCTGGTGCCGCTGCTCTGCCTGAAACGTTTTCAGGACGCCGGACACAAGCCGGTCGCGCTGGTGGGTGGTGCCACCGGTCTGATTGGCGATCCCAGCTTTAAAGCAGCAGAACGTAAACTCAACACCGCTGATACCGTGGGCGAGTGGGTTGAGAAGATCCGCAACCAGGTTGCGCCTTTCCTCAGCTTCGACTGCGGCGATAATAGTGCTATCGCAGCGAACAACTACGACTGGTTTGGCGGCATGAACGTGCTGACCTTCCTGCGTGACATCGGTAAGCACTTCTCGGTGAACCAGATGATCAACCGCGAAGCAGTGAAGCAGCGTCTGAACCGCGAAGATCAGGGTATTTCTTACACCGAGTTCTCCTACAACCTGCTGCAGGGTTACGACTTTGCGGAACTGAACAAGCGTTACGATGTGGTGCTGCAGATTGGCGGTTCCGACCAGTGGGGCAACATCACGTCAGGTATCGATCTGACGCGCCGTCTGCATCAGCAGCAGGCATGGGGCTTGACCGTTCCGCTGATCACCAAATCTGATGGCACCAAATTCGGTAAAACCGAAGGTGGCGCAGTGTGGCTCGATGCGAAGAAAACCAGCCCATACAAGTTCTACCAGTTCTGGATTAATACCGCCGATGCTGACGTCTATCGCTTCCTGAAGTTCTTCACCTTTATGAGCATTGAAGAGATCAATGCGCTGGAAGAAGAAGACAAGAACAGCGGTAAAGCGCCACGCGCGCAGTATGTGCTGGCCGAGCAGGTGACGCGTCTGGTGCACGGTGAAGCCGGTCTGACAGCCGCTAAGCGTATTACCGACAGCTTGTTCTCCGGCAGCCTGACCGAGATGACTGAAGCGGACTTCGAACAGCTGGCGCAGGACGGTATGCCGGTGATCAATCTGAATGCAGAAGATGACCTGCAACAGGCGTTGGTGGCGGCAGAGCTTGTGCCTTCGCGCGGCCAGGCTCGCACCATGATCGGTTCCAACGCCGTTTCTCTCAACGGTGAAAAACAATCTGACGCCGAGTATCGTTTCAGCGACAGCGACAAACTGTTTGGTCGCTTCACGCTGTTGCGTCGCGGTAAAAAACACTACTGCCTGATTAACTGGCAGTAA
- the gstA gene encoding glutathione transferase GstA, with the protein MKLYCKPGACSLSPHIVARECGLDFTQVNVDLQKKVTEQGDDYWQINPKGQVPALQFDDGSLLTEGVAIVQYLADLKPDRNLLAPTGSLTRYHTIEWLSFVSSELHKTFSPLFRPDTPEEYKAIVRAQLEKKYQVVNEALQDKQWLMGLRYTVADVYLFVVTRWAKAIKLDLSGLAALEAWFNRVAERPAVQAALKAEGLV; encoded by the coding sequence ATGAAACTCTATTGCAAGCCCGGTGCCTGTTCGCTGTCACCGCATATTGTTGCGCGTGAATGCGGGTTGGACTTTACCCAGGTCAATGTTGACCTGCAGAAAAAGGTCACCGAGCAGGGAGACGATTACTGGCAGATTAACCCCAAAGGACAGGTTCCTGCGCTGCAATTTGATGACGGCAGTTTGTTAACCGAAGGCGTTGCTATTGTGCAGTATCTGGCGGATCTGAAGCCAGACCGCAATCTGCTGGCACCCACCGGCAGCCTGACGCGCTACCACACCATTGAATGGCTGAGCTTTGTCAGCAGTGAACTGCATAAAACCTTCTCACCGCTGTTCCGTCCGGATACCCCGGAAGAGTACAAAGCCATTGTGCGGGCGCAGTTAGAGAAGAAATATCAGGTTGTGAATGAAGCGCTGCAAGACAAGCAGTGGTTGATGGGTCTGCGTTATACCGTGGCCGATGTCTATCTGTTTGTGGTTACACGTTGGGCAAAAGCCATCAAGCTGGATCTGAGCGGGTTAGCCGCGCTGGAAGCCTGGTTCAACCGTGTGGCAGAACGTCCAGCGGTGCAAGCGGCGTTGAAAGCGGAAGGTTTGGTTTAA
- a CDS encoding DUF1289 domain-containing protein, which produces MAEQLEFFPVPSPCRGICQSDARGYCRGCLRSREERFNWMKFTDTQKRDVLRLCRQRWLRLHRQQKVDENHDPEQPSLF; this is translated from the coding sequence GTGGCCGAGCAATTAGAGTTCTTCCCTGTTCCCAGCCCGTGTCGCGGCATTTGCCAGAGTGACGCACGGGGCTACTGTCGTGGCTGCCTGCGAAGCCGTGAGGAGCGTTTTAACTGGATGAAGTTTACCGATACGCAAAAACGCGATGTGCTACGGCTTTGTCGCCAGCGTTGGTTGCGCCTGCACCGGCAACAAAAAGTCGATGAAAATCATGATCCGGAACAACCCTCCCTGTTTTAA
- a CDS encoding LysR family transcriptional regulator: MDRFEELQVFVAVIQQGSLAGAARLLQRSPPVITRTLSALESRLGTTLIERTTRQLAPTEAGWRLFEQARQLLSDYHSALDSAHHSGLQGLLRITAPVPFGRLHIMPLVNAFLQQHPEMQIEVVLSDSYQDLIENGLDIALRIGELQDSSMVARKVGSVRSTLVASPDYLQRAGAPSHPSELTQHAVITSLRHTREWRFAQDLRVRILPRLRVNDIESQLETLRGGQGIGRLLSYQVLGDLREGRLIHLLPEWEPAPLPVQLVTQRVKNMTPKVRQFWEFALEQLPSLPCFVAEKPKAAPDS; this comes from the coding sequence ATGGATCGATTCGAAGAACTTCAGGTGTTTGTCGCAGTAATTCAGCAAGGCAGCCTGGCGGGCGCCGCACGTCTGCTACAGCGATCCCCACCGGTGATTACCCGCACATTAAGCGCACTTGAATCCCGTCTCGGCACCACCCTGATAGAGCGCACGACACGACAACTGGCACCCACAGAAGCGGGCTGGCGCCTGTTCGAACAGGCGCGACAGTTATTAAGTGATTACCACAGCGCACTGGACAGCGCCCATCACAGCGGCTTACAAGGACTCCTGCGCATTACCGCCCCCGTGCCATTCGGCCGCCTTCACATCATGCCGCTGGTAAATGCCTTCTTACAGCAACATCCCGAGATGCAGATTGAGGTGGTGTTGAGCGACAGCTATCAGGATTTAATTGAAAATGGCCTGGATATCGCCCTGCGCATCGGCGAACTGCAGGACTCCTCGATGGTGGCACGTAAGGTGGGCAGCGTACGTTCTACCCTGGTGGCCAGTCCCGATTATTTACAACGCGCCGGGGCCCCCTCACATCCCAGTGAACTCACTCAGCATGCAGTGATCACCAGCCTGCGGCACACGCGAGAATGGCGCTTTGCCCAGGACTTGCGCGTGCGGATCCTGCCGCGATTGCGCGTCAACGACATTGAAAGCCAGCTGGAAACGCTGCGCGGCGGCCAGGGGATTGGCCGTTTGCTGTCATATCAGGTGCTGGGAGATCTGCGCGAGGGCAGACTGATCCACTTATTACCTGAGTGGGAACCTGCGCCGCTACCGGTGCAACTGGTGACTCAGCGGGTAAAAAATATGACGCCAAAAGTACGACAGTTCTGGGAATTTGCGCTTGAACAGCTGCCTTCGCTACCCTGCTTCGTTGCAGAAAAGCCAAAGGCAGCGCCGGATTCCTGA
- the sodC gene encoding superoxide dismutase family protein yields MKKILIATLALVCAAGAQAASEEVTLHEVTAQGIGAAIGKVTISETPYGLQFAPALTGLKPGIHGFHVHAKGSCEPGQSDGKTVAAGAAGGHLDPQNTGKHLGPYADGHLGDLPALYVTDDGKADYPVVAPRIKSLSEVKGKALMVHVGGDNHADHPQPLGGGGARFACGVI; encoded by the coding sequence ATGAAGAAAATCCTCATCGCCACGCTGGCGTTGGTTTGTGCTGCTGGGGCACAGGCCGCCTCTGAAGAGGTGACCTTGCATGAGGTCACCGCACAGGGTATCGGGGCAGCCATTGGTAAAGTCACTATCAGTGAAACGCCGTATGGTTTGCAGTTTGCTCCCGCGCTGACGGGCCTTAAACCGGGTATCCACGGTTTCCATGTGCATGCCAAAGGCAGCTGTGAGCCCGGGCAGTCGGATGGCAAAACCGTTGCGGCCGGCGCAGCGGGTGGGCATCTGGATCCACAAAATACCGGTAAACATCTTGGACCTTACGCCGATGGCCATTTGGGCGATCTGCCTGCCCTGTATGTCACTGATGATGGCAAGGCCGATTATCCCGTGGTTGCGCCACGAATTAAATCGCTGAGCGAAGTCAAAGGTAAGGCATTGATGGTCCATGTAGGTGGCGATAATCATGCTGACCATCCACAACCGTTAGGCGGAGGCGGTGCCCGATTTGCCTGCGGTGTGATTTAA